The Theileria annulata strain Ankara isolate clone C9 chromosome 1 map unlocalized, *** SEQUENCING IN PROGRESS *** nucleotide sequence CCAACTCCACGTCATGGTAAAATAACTGAACCTGAACTGGAACTGAAACCAGAACCAGAACTGGAACCAGAACATATGAAACCAATATATCATAAACCAGGATATTATGAACAAGCTGATACTATTAGGAAAAAATCTGAACACACTAAAATATGTAAAcaaattacttttattaaGAAAGATGAAATGGGAAATTTTGTCGAAATGGATAATCATGATTTTGACATAGATTACGAGGTAAAGGCTACgattaaatattcattcAAAACTAATCtagaaataatatattgtgACGGTGAGATAGTTTATACTCATGATATTGGAATGGAATATGctttatcattaaaatacaGTAAATTTATGGGAAGGTTCATTATTCAATTAAGAAAGGATTTTCTTTTCATCAGATACTTAGATGACAAGTGGTTAgtaaaaactaaaaaaattccagactatataaaaatattcaCACAAGATGATCAAGGGAATTACATTGAACTGACTCCAGAACACTGCAATATTGATATAACTTCAACTGgatcatttaaatataatgttGATTCATTAAAATGTACCAGAATTGAATATTATAATGAACTAGTTTGGGATAAAAGGATTAAGAGAGGTTATCCAATGACAATATGTTATAGTCttaaaatatcatttatGATTTATTTCAAAGGATATGTTTGTTTTTATGAAAGAATAAATGGaatgttttatttaaaacatattAGAAGTAATAAAACAAAGGGATACCTAGATAAGTGAATTCTCATCAAGAATATGACTAAATaatctaatattataatctaatattataatcTAATATTTCAATCTAATATTTACATTGTTCCAAATAAACAGttggtataaatttaaaactgATTCTGTTATAATTTCTCAAATCTTAAAACCGATCTTaattcaatatattaaatttacgtttaattttttactaaacTATTTTGTATACATTtgtttattaatactaaagATGATTAAACATCAGttacatttataattatattataattatatgatattgatatattttcaGATCCCCCACTgaatatacataattaatataatgaaaagtTACCGCTTAATAATTCACGTATTAATTTTCCTATTAATAGGATACTCTGGATGTTCTGATAAACCTACAGATAAACCAGATAATCTACACACAGAGCCTACATCCAGCTGTGACGAAGATGATAATCAGGTAACTGAAACTACTGAACAATCTTGTCATGAACCTGTTAAGGATCCAAGAACAGAACCATACCCACAACCACAACAACCTCATCCTGAACCACCCACTACTCAGGATGaaaaacattatttat carries:
- a CDS encoding Theileria-specific sub-telomeric protein, SVSP family (TapBAC05a05.q1k.C.cand.5 - score = 38.18;~SMART 1 transmembrane domain at aa 15-34;~SMART 1 transmembrane domain at aa 21-38;~It is possible that this one is a pseudogene as there is a stop codon in the middle of the gene and the present model makes it as a two-exon gene;~1 probable transmembrane helix predicted for TA17480 by TMHMM2.0 at aa 21-38;~Signal anchor predicted for TA17480 by SignalP 2.0 HMM (Signal peptide probability 0.007, signal anchor probability 0.658) with cleavage site probability 0.006 between residues 37 and 38), with translation MINFRSPMDQAYTNYSMQRCVIYTYGLIIILISYTHCSDKPNAKPTDNADENASSNIYDIIDFIQDQPTTQDGKYYLIEPQPGKDGKYRLVPITHLEYIPAHPEPQPEPKDTELQYPGPYQHQLESLLTEDQTTETTKPNEPKHPHHSYKHNRPTPRHGKITEPELELKPEPELEPEHMKPIYHKPGYYEQADTIRKKSEHTKICKQITFIKKDEMGNFVEMDNHDFDIDYEVKATIKYSFKTNLEIIYCDGEIVYTHDIGMEYALSLKYSKFMGRFIIQLRKDFLFIRYLDDKWLVKTKKIPDYIKIFTQDDQGNYIELTPEHCNIDITSTGSFKYNVDSLKCTRIEYYNELVWDKRIKRGYPMTICYSLKISFMIYFKGYVCFYERINGMFYLKHIRSNKTKGYLDK